A stretch of DNA from Drosophila virilis strain 15010-1051.87 chromosome 5, Dvir_AGI_RSII-ME, whole genome shotgun sequence:
ttcaGAAGAAAGAAGTTGGACTtggcattgagaattaaggaGAAAGAAGATTGACTTGgatatggaatatttagccaagtctttACACGAatcagactttttaaactttttaaaatatttagattttatattttgtaaatgtgataatctgggagtaaaccagggtggttttgaaaaagtagtcgaaggaattgacttgggaatacacacatctaagagggagtttaagGTGATAAGAAACAAATTAATGGCAGTAAtcagtcatataagaaagaaccattggttgcataaataagctgatttagccaagaataatttcctttgcgaaagcaacagcggggCTTATTTGCTGATGGGCACGAAATGAAAGaattacaattgagcattgtAATCTCTTAAGTatgatgatagacatcctcaggaagataTAAAGTAGGGGAGCTAGatacattagaaataaggtactCACTTGTTAACAAATACatggtcaagtgttctattcaaatgattataaattaaattgatttgaaacaacgaaagatcaagcatgtagtctataaaatcgtcctgtgctgagggcactagatatatgaggagtatagtaaaactaataaatcccgaatttggttaagatatcttgaaaaaccaattgtttttcatacaataatttaattttccaccgatcgtttctatggcacctatatgatatagtggtccgctcttaataggattttgcctatatatgaatagtatagtaaaactaacaaataccgatgttggtcaagatatctcgaaaaacaaaacgtttttttttcccaTAACTTAggttttgaccgatcgttcccatgccagctatatgatatagtgttccgatcttaataggttttttcctatatatgaggactttagtaaaactaattaatgccgagtttggtcaagatatcttgaaaaaccaagtgttttttcatacaacaacttaattttcgaccgatcggtcctatggcagctatttgagaAAGTGGCCCGATCTAAATAGTATgttgcataaatacataaaacaaaatgttttttcatacaacttaattttcgaccgattgttcctaaggcagctagATGATAAAGTGAtccgatctaaatatgattttacatatatatgaggagcatgaTAAAACTAATGGCtagtttggtctagatatcttgaacaacaaaatgttttatcatccaacaacttagttttcgaccgatcgttcctatggcagctattttatatagtggtccgatctaaataggatattgtatatatatatatgaaggaGATGCTAGTTTGCACCCCACTTCGGacccttttatttttttttaaattttaataaaaatcaaaggAGCCTTTAGACTGATTGTAATGCGTGATTTACTTCTCGAACTTTCAACAATAACTATCGATAGATTAGTGATGAGCAATTAACAATGGTATTTTAGGGTGGTCTAAAAATAATAGTATGTGACTTAAATATCGTAATTTGAGAAGTAAAGATAGATTGTAATTCAGATATAATATTATTCAGAGGGCGCTCTGCTACGAACATggtccccccgttggaagatACAAGCTTTCAACCGATGTGGTCTCGACCAGACCATTTTGTGTACGAATGACTCGTACTCTCACAATGCCGTCGTCACCCGTGATGACGCTGTTGACTCGACCAAGCGGCCACCTGAGTGGTGGTACATTGTCCTCCTTGAGCAGCACGATGCTGCCGGCCTGAAGATTTTGCTTGGACGATCGCTATTTCCCGCGCTCTTGGAGCAACGACAAATACGATGTACTCCATTTCTTCCAAAATGATTGCTGCATGTGACAAATTCGCTGCCAACGGCTGAGGCGACCTATGCTTAGGTGAGTTATGTCTGGCTCGTCGATAGTGGCATTGGCTTTGCCCCAGATGAAGTGCCCGGGCGTGAGTATCTCCAAGTCATTCGGGTTTTCTGTAATATAGCAAAGCGCTCTTGAGTTAAGCATTGCGGATATTTGACAGATGAGAGTTCAGAATTCGTGGAATGAGAGAAGAGAATTTCCAACGAAGCGGCCTCCCACAATCCTCCAAAATGTGGCGAACGGGGCGGAATGAATTTCCAGTTAATTCCCAGAGTTAGGCAGTTGCGAACGATCTCATTGCGCTGGGGATCGCTTATAAACAGGTCGCGCAGTTCCTTCAGCTCATTTCGAACACCCACGAAATTTGTGACGTTGTCTGTCCATATTGTATGCGGTTTCCCTCGAAGGCTGATGAACCTCTTCAGGGCTGCGATAAACGATGACGTGGACAGGTCCTCTACCAACTCTAAATGCGTTGCTTTCGTTGCAAAGCATATAAAAATTGAGATGTAGCATTTCGTTGGTGAGCGATTGCTGACCTCTGATTTGACGTAGAAAGGACCGCAAGAGACGATGCCAGTTACGTGAAACGTGGGACTTGGCTGCACACGCTCAGCTGGTAGCGGGACCATGACTTGCCCCAGAAGTTTAGGTCGCATTCGAAAGCAGCGCACGCACCTGTTGATGATATTTGAGACAGTCTTGAGACCTCTGATGGGCCAGTATCGCTGGCCGAATGTTGCTAAAAGGAATTGCGGACCAGCATGAATAAATTCCAAATGATAATATGGGATCATAGCTGCGGTGACTGGGTGGCGTTTAGGCAACAATAACGGATGCTTTGCTTCATATTCCAAGTTTGAGTTCTGAAGGCGCCCGCCGATGCGCAAGAGTCCCTCAGCGTCCAACAGTGGGCACAATGAACGAAGTTTGCTTCTTGTTGGAAGCGGCCTTTTTAAGCTGAGTGCTTTGTACTCTTCGGCGAAGTGAGTAAGTTGAATGTTTCTTATAAGTAAATTGCGTTCCGCACTTGATATCATCTGGAGTGAGTGGACCTTTTGATCTCATCGAATCAGATATTTTTAGCGCTATAAATCGATACACGTATGCGAAAGTGCGCTGTAACTTGGCAAATGTGTTGTTGAATATACAACATTCCGATAGGTCCGTCTTCGTTGATAGTACCAGCACTTTCTGGCGTCGATCTGGAAGCTTAAAGGGATAGGCGACGTTTTGAGGCCAAGTCAAGCTAGCGGCCTGTTTGAATAGGGGTCCATTATGTCATAGCAGTGAGTCTAAACGTGTGCATCCACGTGATAAAATGTCCGCAGGGTTCAGCTGAGAGGGTACATGATGCCAGGTCATGCCTTGGTCCGCTGCTGTATTTGTGATACCCTATTGGATACAAAGACGTTAAATTTTGAAGGTGAATCACGAATCCGATAGTTCCGAGTAGCGATATGAGTTTGATCTATTCGAAGtgcagcgactgcgacaggCATTCGTCCCAATTGACCCTTTTTTTGACAGTGCTTGGAGGAAAACCTTTAACCTGGTAACGATGGGCGCGATCAATCCGAGCGGATCGTAACATCTCGCTATCATTGATAATATGCTCCGCTTTGTGAGTGATCCTTCGGGTACGATCTCCGCAAAGTTGAAAAGCAGGCTATCAGAGCTATGGCTCCAAGCTAAACCAAGCGCCTTTGCAATGTTGGTGCCATCCCTGAACTCCATTATGTTCTCACAATCGGATTCGCTTTTTAATGCATCAGGCTcgtttgagcaccactttctGATTGGAAAGTGACCTTTAGCCAGTAGCAGTTTTACTTGCTTTCGGATCTGAATGGCTTCTTCTATAGAGTCCCCTCCAGAAATTAAATCGTCTACGTAGAAGTCGCGACAAACTATCTTTGCAGCTAATGGAAAGGTAGGCTCTTCGTTGTgggccagctgctgcatcGCTCGAATTGCTGGAAACGCAGCGGGTTTGGTTCCATACGTTACTGTATCCAGGGTGTACGTCCTTATGCTTTCATTTTGGTGATCACGCCATAAGATGAACTTCAGAAATTGATCTGGATGCGTTATTCGGACACAGCGGTACATCTTACAGACGTCACCGCACAAGGCAACCTTTAAAAAACGAAAGTGAATTAGAATGTTGAATAATTTGGGTTGAATTGCTGGGCCTGTATGCAAAAGATCATTCAGAGATGCGCCTGATGTGGATTTGGCTGATCCATCAAAAACGATGCGCAATTTGGTGGTTGAGCTATCTGGCTTTTCTACGCAGTGGTGGAGTAAATATAATTGTGGGACAAGATGCTGCTTGGAAGCCAAAGACATGTGGCCCAAGTCGATGTATTCGCACATGAATGCAGAGTAGCTCTCCTTCAGCTGGTGATTTTTGCCCAATTTGTTTTCGAGCGACTTGAAACTTCGTAGACCACGTTGATATGAGTCTCCTAGCGTGCCGAAGCTGAGCTTTGCTGGAAGCCTAACTGAATATTGCCCTGACCTTAGTCGCGTGTAGCCTTGGAGAAATAGCTGCTCACATAGAGCGTCTTCATCAGAGAGCGCTGGGGTTGTACCGCAGCAATTATCGACTTCCCAGAATCGTTTTACAATATCCGACAGTGGATCCTCCCATGGATTAGGTTCCTTGTAAAGGGCTGAAAAggatgtgtgtttgttgtgtacGCGAGAGAGTCCTCCATACGCAATCCATTCGAGCGTGGTCTTTTGGAGCGTTGGTAGGTTATCCGCCATTCGAATTTGGACGATGCATATGAGATCGAAAAATAGTCCGGGACCAAGTAAAAAATCTATtctttgaaatttgaaaaacgTTAGATCCGCGACCGATATTTTTTTGGGGATATTCCACCCAGAGATGTCTAACCCAAAGTGGGGCTGATAATCCGTTATACTGCGAGTAACGACAGCTGAAAATGATGTAATGATGTGGCGATGTGATGTGAAGATCCTGTCACGTGACTGCGTTGATATGTCAGTGGACATGTTAGAAGATAGGGTTAATTCGCCAATACCAGATATTGATACGGCTGCATGATGAGTTCTGAGTTGGAGCTGCTTTACTAGACGAGCAGTGATAAAGTAGAGTTGAGATCCAGAATCCAGTAATGCGCGGCAGGGTATGCATATACCTGATTGGCCCTTGGCATATAAGATGGCGGTTGGAAGCACCACATAGTCTACAGGCTGGGCATTCGTGGCTTCAGGTGCGAATTCAAGAGCAGTGATGACGAGATTTGAAGATGGTGGATTACTTAAAGACGATGCGTGAGGGTGGATCGTGGTTGAAGCCTGCAAGCTTGGTGTACACAGGGCAGATGATTGAGTTGTGATGAGGCTCATGTGCAGCAACGAATGATGTTTTTGTTGGCAATGCCTGCAGTGACCTGAGCGACATTGCTGCAAGCCATTTCCTTTGCGCAAGCAGTTTAGGCAAAGATGCAATCGCTTGGCCTCCTTGTGGCGCAAACTTGGGGACAGACTCAAAAATAACGGGCATTTAAC
This window harbors:
- the LOC138911354 gene encoding uncharacterized protein, whose protein sequence is MSTTEELADELLIHTISHKLDHHTKEKWQEALATDKIPSLRHKEAKRLHLCLNCLRKGNGLQQCRSGHCRHCQQKHHSLLHMSLITTQSSALCTPSLQASTTIHPHASSLSNPPSSNLVITALEFAPEATNAQPVDYVVLPTAILYAKGQSGICIPCRALLDSGSQLYFITARLVKQLQLRTHHAAVSISGIGELTLSSNMSTDISTQSRDRIFTSHRHIITSFSAVVTRSITDYQPHFGIDFLLGPGLFFDLICIVQIRMADNLPTLQKTTLEWIAYGGLSRVHNKHTSFSALYKEPNPWEDPLSDIVKRFWEVDNCCGTTPALSDEDALCEQLFLQGYTRLRSGQYSVRLPAKLSFGTLGDSYQRGLRSFKSLENKLGKNHQLKESYSAFMCEYIDLGHMSLASKQHLVPQLYLLHHCVEKPDSSTTKLRIVFDGSAKSTSGASLNDLLHTGPAIQPKLFNILIHFRFLKVALCGDVCKMYRCVRITHPDQFLKFILWRDHQNESIRTYTLDTVTYGTKPAAFPAIRAMQQLAHNEEPTFPLAAKIVCRDFYVDDLISGGDSIEEAIQIRKQVKLLLAKGHFPIRKWCSNEPDALKSESDCENIMEFRDGTNIAKALGLAWSHSSDSLLFNFAEIGITNTAADQGMTWHHAASLTWPQNVAYPFKLPDRRQKVLVLSTKTDLSECSTFGQRYWPIRGLKTVSNIINRCVRCFRMRPKLLGQVMVPLPAERVQPSPTFHVTGIVSCGPFYVKSEVSNRSPTKCYISIFICFATKATHLELVEDLSTSSFIAALKRFISLRGKPHTIWTDNVTNFVGVRNELKELRDLFISDPQRNEIVRNCLTLGINWKFIPPRSPHFGGLALCYITENPNDLEILTPGHFIWGKANATIDEPDITHLSIGRLSRWQRICHMQQSFWKKWSTSYLSLLQERGK